The following proteins are co-located in the Clostridiales bacterium genome:
- a CDS encoding PIG-L family deacetylase: MKLNQPEAVLFIPDGQVQDHALCRTTELCIAAHQDDIEIMAYGPIVSCYGREDRWFTGVVVTDGAGSPRSGVYANYTDEEMKKIRVQEQMEAATIGKYAAQFLLAYPSSFVKDAKNDLVIKELAELIEICNPEVVYTHNFADKHDTHVAVALRVIAAIRMLSKEKRPKKVYSLEVWRGLDWLCDEDKTVFDTSSHRNLAAALLGVYDSQIAGGKRYDLAVLGRRAANATFSADHATDDSDSMSYGLDITPLIENDSLDITDFTVNFILKFKSDVINRIASFTTPNRLDGIF; the protein is encoded by the coding sequence GCACAACAGAACTGTGCATCGCGGCACATCAGGATGATATTGAGATTATGGCATACGGACCCATCGTTAGCTGTTACGGCAGGGAAGATAGGTGGTTTACAGGTGTTGTTGTGACAGACGGGGCCGGTTCTCCAAGAAGTGGGGTCTATGCAAATTATACCGACGAAGAAATGAAAAAGATCAGAGTGCAGGAGCAAATGGAAGCTGCGACAATTGGTAAATATGCCGCACAGTTTTTATTGGCTTATCCAAGCAGCTTTGTGAAGGATGCAAAAAACGATCTAGTAATAAAGGAACTTGCTGAATTGATTGAAATCTGTAATCCAGAAGTAGTTTATACACACAATTTTGCAGATAAACACGATACACATGTGGCTGTTGCCCTAAGAGTAATTGCGGCAATAAGGATGTTATCGAAAGAAAAGCGTCCTAAAAAGGTGTACTCTCTGGAAGTCTGGAGAGGGCTTGATTGGTTGTGTGATGAGGACAAAACCGTTTTTGACACATCTTCGCATCGAAACCTTGCCGCCGCCTTGCTTGGTGTTTATGACAGCCAAATTGCCGGAGGCAAGCGATATGATCTTGCTGTATTAGGTAGAAGAGCTGCAAATGCAACGTTTAGTGCGGATCATGCCACCGATGATAGTGATAGCATGTCATACGGATTAGACATTACTCCGCTGATAGAAAATGATTCTCTTGATATAACTGATTTTACCGTAAATTTCATATTGAAATTTAAAAGTGATGTTATAAATCGAATTGCTTCCTTTACAACTCCAAATCGGTTGGATGGGATTTTCTGA
- a CDS encoding peptidase S41 — protein sequence MKKKADQKWLEVLDFLQYELPKRHKNLYFQMNESNYLKKIQSLRNELNRLEPPMITAEIAKIVASIGDAHTSIDIPVYYLCPLEFYWFSDGICVINTAKTDEILRYKRITHIDGVEIETVIAIMSTMISHENHSYRKAMLPKYLPAIEYLYGLKLARSVNGFTLTYENESGEGGDWFVPSCPLSQYQSQLNENRAAFPADKLPLFRKNPDRYYWMEFLKKSRTLYFKYNICKEMSEESVQSFGERLLDAVRENKLEKLVIDMRNNTGGNSTLLDPFIDALSKCDQINQQGRLFVIIGRDTFSSALLNVFSLKNKTNALLVGEPTGGKPNCYGEVLRVKLEQSGLRISYSTKYYHLIEDDHMLSLNPDVQREESIQDYIGLSDPCMEYILLSS from the coding sequence GTGAAGAAAAAGGCAGATCAGAAATGGCTCGAAGTGTTGGACTTCCTGCAATATGAACTTCCCAAGCGTCATAAAAATCTATATTTCCAGATGAACGAATCAAACTATTTGAAAAAGATTCAGTCCCTAAGAAATGAGCTGAATCGTTTAGAGCCTCCTATGATTACCGCTGAAATCGCAAAGATTGTTGCTTCTATAGGAGATGCCCATACCTCCATCGATATCCCTGTTTACTATCTGTGCCCTCTTGAGTTTTATTGGTTTTCAGATGGTATTTGTGTGATCAATACAGCAAAAACAGATGAAATACTGCGATATAAGAGGATTACACATATCGACGGAGTAGAGATAGAGACCGTCATTGCAATCATGAGCACAATGATTTCTCACGAAAACCATTCCTATCGGAAGGCTATGCTTCCAAAATATCTGCCTGCTATAGAATACCTGTATGGCTTAAAGCTTGCCCGCTCAGTGAATGGGTTTACTTTGACTTATGAAAACGAAAGTGGGGAAGGTGGTGATTGGTTTGTGCCTTCCTGCCCATTGTCCCAATATCAGTCACAGCTAAACGAAAATCGCGCCGCTTTCCCTGCCGACAAGCTTCCCCTCTTCAGAAAAAATCCAGACCGTTACTATTGGATGGAATTTCTGAAAAAATCAAGGACGCTGTATTTCAAATATAATATCTGTAAGGAGATGTCGGAAGAATCTGTTCAATCTTTCGGCGAAAGACTCCTGGATGCGGTCAGGGAGAATAAGCTCGAAAAACTTGTGATTGATATGAGAAACAATACCGGTGGAAACTCCACCCTGCTTGACCCATTCATTGACGCATTATCAAAATGTGATCAGATCAACCAGCAGGGCAGACTATTTGTAATCATCGGAAGAGATACGTTTTCCTCTGCATTATTAAATGTTTTCTCGCTGAAAAACAAAACCAATGCGCTACTCGTCGGAGAGCCCACCGGCGGCAAACCCAACTGCTATGGTGAGGTTCTGCGCGTCAAGCTTGAACAGTCCGGCTTGCGCATCAGTTATTCTACCAAATATTATCATTTGATTGAGGATGATCACATGCTTTCATTAAACCCTGATGTGCAACGAGAAGAGTCCATTCAAGATTATATCGGGCTTTCAGATCCCTGTATGGAGTATATCTTGTTGTCCAGTTAA
- the rsmH gene encoding 16S rRNA (cytosine(1402)-N(4))-methyltransferase RsmH, which yields MDHEEKHQRRIRYKGTHPKKYQEKYKELQPEKYTDTVEKVIQKGSTPAGMHRSICVDEILEFLQITPGQKGLDATLGYGGHTLEMLKCLDFKGHLYAIDVDPIELPRTRARLESLGYGAEILTIRQMNFSSINQIIAESGPLNFIMADLGVSSMQIDNPERGFTFKAEGPLDLRLNPKKGTSAAERLKTISQDELEGLLRENSDEPNAKAIARAIVSEIRKGTAVATTTQLQQIIKNTLKTIPGSNSSEEIKKACQRCFQALRIDVNDEFKVLYEFLEKLPSALAEGGRVAILSFHSGEDRLVKKSFQRLYRDGVYREIAEEPIRASAEERSTNGRARSAKLRWAIKA from the coding sequence ATGGATCACGAGGAAAAACATCAGCGGCGAATTCGATATAAGGGGACGCACCCCAAAAAATATCAGGAAAAATATAAAGAGCTGCAGCCCGAAAAATACACCGATACAGTGGAAAAGGTCATTCAAAAGGGAAGCACCCCTGCGGGCATGCACCGTTCCATCTGCGTTGATGAAATATTGGAATTCCTGCAAATTACCCCCGGACAAAAGGGACTGGACGCAACCCTTGGTTATGGCGGCCATACACTGGAAATGCTCAAGTGCCTGGATTTCAAAGGGCATCTTTATGCCATTGATGTGGACCCTATCGAACTGCCGCGTACCAGGGCACGTTTAGAAAGTTTAGGCTATGGTGCGGAAATTCTGACGATCCGGCAGATGAATTTCTCCAGCATCAATCAGATTATCGCTGAATCAGGACCATTGAATTTCATCATGGCTGATTTGGGTGTCTCATCAATGCAAATAGACAATCCGGAACGAGGCTTCACGTTCAAGGCAGAAGGTCCTTTGGATTTAAGACTAAATCCAAAAAAAGGGACATCCGCTGCAGAACGTTTAAAAACCATTTCTCAGGATGAATTAGAAGGGTTGCTAAGAGAGAACTCAGATGAACCAAACGCAAAAGCAATCGCCCGGGCTATCGTTTCTGAAATCAGAAAGGGAACCGCTGTCGCGACTACAACCCAGCTTCAGCAGATCATCAAGAACACTTTGAAGACCATACCAGGCAGCAACAGCAGTGAAGAAATAAAGAAAGCTTGTCAGAGATGTTTCCAAGCACTGCGTATTGATGTCAACGATGAATTTAAAGTGCTTTATGAGTTTTTAGAAAAACTGCCTTCCGCCCTTGCCGAAGGAGGACGGGTTGCCATCCTCTCCTTTCACTCGGGGGAAGATCGCCTCGTTAAAAAATCATTTCAGCGTCTTTATCGCGACGGAGTTTATCGTGAAATTGCAGAGGAACCGATCCGGGCATCAGCAGAAGAGCGCAGTACCAATGGCCGAGCCCGTTCTGCCAAGTTGCGTTGGGCGATCAAAGCATAG